From the genome of Arthrobacter sp. SLBN-122:
CTTCGCCGAACATGAAGAACTCGTCCTTGCCGTGTTCCTTGGCATAGTTGAGGACATTTGGGCCGAACTCCTGCCAGAACTCGTCATTCACGTGCTTCATGGTGTCGATCCGGAAACCGTCCACGCCAAAGTCGCCGATCCAGGACTTGTAGATGTCCTCCATGCCGTGCACCACCTTGGGGTTCTCGGTGAAGAGGTCATCAAGGCCGAAGAAGTCGCCGTACATGGAGTCTTCACCGGTGAAGGTGGTGTCGCCGCGGTTGTGGTAGAGCGTGGGGTCGTTCAGCCAGGCAGGGACCTTGAGGTTTTCTTCACCGGGGGCCAGGAGTGGCTTGTAAGGGAATGATGTGTTCGCGTCCAGCTTGGGGAAGGTTCCGGTGCCGGCGTAGTCGCGGTCATCGAATGCTTCGCCCGAGGCCGTCTTGTAGGGGAAGGCGTCCTTGGAGGCGTAGCCTTTACGGGCGCCCTCCTGGTAGCCGATAACGTCCGCCGTGTGGTTGGTGATGATGTCGAAGTACACCTTCATGCCGCGGGCGTGGGCCTCCTGGATCAGGGCTTTGAGCTCGTCGTTGGTGCCCAGGTGCGGATCGATCTGGGTGAAGTCGGTGACCCAGTAGCCGTGGTAGCCGGCTGACTTGTCCTCCGGCTGTACAGCCTTGTTCTTGAAGCTGGGGGTCAACCAAATGGATGTGGTGCCCAGGCCCTGGATGTAGTCAATCTTGTTGCGCAGGCCGGCCAGGTCGCCGCCGTTGTAGAAGCCCTTCTTTTCGGGGTCGAATCCGGAGACCATCGGGTCAGGCCCCAGGCCGCCCTGGTCATTGGCGGTGCTGCCGTTGCTGAAGCGGTCTGCCATGACGAAGTAGAAGTTCTCGTCCGTGACGGGACCGCGGAGCGAATGGAGTGCGGAGGAGGAGCCCTGGCCTCGGCTGCCGGGATTCTTTGGATCCTTAAGGCCCACCCCGGCATGGGCCGGGAGGACTGCCGCCGAAACTGCCACGGCGGCTGCCAGAAGGCCGGCTGCGGACCTGGCCGCGACGGCGTGGCCAGAGGTTGATCGACGGGCTGTGGGGTGGAGTTTTCCTGCGGGCTTTGGCCGCAGTTGGGCGCGTGGGGGCGCGCCTGGAGGGGTGCGGAATAACAAGGGTGAGACCTTCCTGGGAAGCAGCGCTGCTGTACAGGCTTGCCGTTGACAAGGGATGCGGCAGGAGGGTTCGAAGGTCAGCATGCTGATCTGTGAACCAAGTCACAACTGTAAGCGCTTGCACTGAATTACTCCAGTGTTTGTGGGAGCGCCGTCTTGTGTCGGGGCTCCAGCCCTCGCAGGAAGTCCCGGGTGTGTTTACGGTCAGCCGGCGGACACCAGGGCAGTGGGGGATGGGGTGCCCAGATTATGAAGCCTCGGGCCGGGGAGCCCCGTGACGGGATCCACCTCAAACGTGGCGATGTTGTCCGATTTCTCGTGGCCCACATGCAGCCAGCTTCCGCGGACCAGGTGGTGCCGCGGCCAGTCCCCACCGCTGTCGAAGTCCTTGACGGGGATCAGTTCGGTGCCGCCTGCTGCTACTTCCAGGACGCTGATGATGTTGGACCCGCGGACGCCGGCGTAGGCGAAGTTCCCCTGCGGGCCAAGGCAGATTTCGGCGGCGGAATCACCGTCCTGGCTCCCGCCGGCGGTGGCGGGTCCGCGGAATACCAGCTCGTAGGTACCGGCTTCGGGCCGGACCACGAAGACCTCCACGGAGTACTCCGACACGATGAAGACGTTGCCCGTAGGGTGCTCCACCATATGCCGGGGACCGCTGCCGTAGGGAAGGATCACCTCGTGGTCAGCCACCAGCCCCCTGCCCGGCTCATAGTTCCAAATTCGAAGGGTGTCATGGCCCAGGTCCGTGGTCATGACCCGCCCGTCACGCAGCATCAGGCTGGCATGGGCACGGCTTTGCCTGGGGCTGCCGGGAGAAAGGCTGGCGTGGGAGTCAACCGACGGTGCGGTGGGAAACCGCCCGGCCAGGCCGCCGTCGTCATTCAGCTCGTAGAGCAGGACCTGCCCGTCGCCCCAGCACGCAGCGGTGGCAAACCGGCCGCGCGGGTCCACGGCCACATGGCAGGTGGCCTCTCCGGCCGGTTCGGGTGCCCCAAACGGTTCCAGCGCAGAGTCGCCCCGGCGGCGGTAGGCCTGGACCTTTTTGCGCTGCTCCGCTGCCGCATATACCAGCGGCAGTGTCGGGTGGACGGCCAGGAACGACGGCGACTGCGCCTCGGCTGCGGTGCCCAGCCATTCAAGGCTTCCGTCCTGGTGCTCCCGGACAGCGCCGATGCCCTTGGCGCGGCCGCCGCCGTCGGGGGTGTAGGTGCCGATCCAAAGAATGTCGCTGGCTGTGCCCATGGTCATGATTCCATCCTGCCAAGAATTGCTGCTCATTCCCGTGCATAACGCCACCTATTAGCATGGGATTTCCAGCAACGGACGAAGGAGGCGGGCCCATGGCCGCGGTAACAGCAGTGGGTGTCCACGCCCGGCGCCGTCGCGAGAGCGTGACCTAGCAAACATGGGGATGCCCACCAGCGCAACGGAGGGCGTTGCCGTGCCACGTCCTGAATCACGGGCTGTTCGCGGTCCCTCACCGTCTCCCGGTTCTTCCCAATCAAGGGGCTTCGACGGCGTTGTCTCGGCCCTAAGGTCGGCGGGCTGCGTCTTCGCCGAGGAAGAGGCCCGCCTGCTGCTCGCCGAAGCCTCAACTCCCGCTGACCTTGACCGGAACGTCCAGCGCCGTGTGGCAGGCGTCCCCCTGGAACTCATCCTGGGCTGGGCCGAATTTGCCGGCCGCCGCATTTTGGTGGAACCGAATGTCTTCGTCCCTCGCCGCCGTACCGAGCTCCTGGTCAGTGAAGCCCTGGCGCTGCTGCCGGAGTGGCCCCGGCAGGCACCCGCCGCTGTCGTTGACCTCTGTTGCGGGTCCGGAGCCGTGGGAGCGGCCGTCATTCATCAGGCACCGTGGGTGGAACTGCATGCCGCGGACATTGAACCTGCGGCTGTTCGGTGTGCCCGCCGAAACGTTGGGCCAATGGGCGGTCAGGTGCATGCAGGGGACCTGTTCGATGCCCTGCCGCCGGAGCTGCGCGGCCGGGTCCGGGTGCTGGTGGTCAACGCTCCGTACGTGCCCACAGAAGCTATCCGCACCATGCCGCCCGAGGCGCGCCTTTACGAACCTTTTGCCTCCCTCGACGG
Proteins encoded in this window:
- a CDS encoding lactonase family protein, producing the protein MTMGTASDILWIGTYTPDGGGRAKGIGAVREHQDGSLEWLGTAAEAQSPSFLAVHPTLPLVYAAAEQRKKVQAYRRRGDSALEPFGAPEPAGEATCHVAVDPRGRFATAACWGDGQVLLYELNDDGGLAGRFPTAPSVDSHASLSPGSPRQSRAHASLMLRDGRVMTTDLGHDTLRIWNYEPGRGLVADHEVILPYGSGPRHMVEHPTGNVFIVSEYSVEVFVVRPEAGTYELVFRGPATAGGSQDGDSAAEICLGPQGNFAYAGVRGSNIISVLEVAAGGTELIPVKDFDSGGDWPRHHLVRGSWLHVGHEKSDNIATFEVDPVTGLPGPRLHNLGTPSPTALVSAG
- a CDS encoding putative protein N(5)-glutamine methyltransferase, translating into MPTSATEGVAVPRPESRAVRGPSPSPGSSQSRGFDGVVSALRSAGCVFAEEEARLLLAEASTPADLDRNVQRRVAGVPLELILGWAEFAGRRILVEPNVFVPRRRTELLVSEALALLPEWPRQAPAAVVDLCCGSGAVGAAVIHQAPWVELHAADIEPAAVRCARRNVGPMGGQVHAGDLFDALPPELRGRVRVLVVNAPYVPTEAIRTMPPEARLYEPFASLDGGADGLDFHRRVAAGSPGWLAPGGHLLIETSKRQAAGTSAILAAAGFDTWTVRSEEVDGTVVVGRAVAGDPRA